In one window of Camelus bactrianus isolate YW-2024 breed Bactrian camel chromosome 13, ASM4877302v1, whole genome shotgun sequence DNA:
- the CDC20 gene encoding cell division cycle protein 20 homolog → MAQFVFESDLHSLLQLDTPIPNAPPARWQRKAKEAAGPAPSPMRAANRSHSAGRTPGRTPGKSSSKIQTTPSKPGGDRYIPHRSASQMEVASFLLSKENQPENSQTPTKKEHQKAWALNLNGFDVEEAKILRLSGKPQNAPEGYQNRLKVLYSQKATPGSSRKTCRYIPSLPDRILDAPEIRNDYYLNLVDWSSGNVLAVALDNSVYLWSASSGDILQLLQMEQPGDYVSSVSWIKEGNYLAVGTSSAEVQLWDVQQQKRLRNMTSHSARVGSLCWNSYILSSGSRSGHIHHHDVRVAEHHVATLSGHSQEVCGLRWAPDGRHLASGGNDNLVNVWPSAPGEGGWVPLQTFTQHQGAVKAVAWCPWQSNVLATGGGTSDRHIRIWNVCSGACLSAVDAHSQVCSILWSSHYKELISGHGFAQNQLVIWKYPTMAKVAELKGHTARVLSLTMSPDGATVASAAADETLRLWRCFELDPARRREREKANAAKSSLIHQGIR, encoded by the exons CGCCCCCTCGCCCATGCGGGCCGCCAACCGATCTCATAGCGCTGGCAGGACCCCGGGCCGAACTCCCG ggaAATCCAGCTCCAAGATTCAGACCACTCCCAGCAAACCTGGCGGTGACCGCTATATCCCCCATCGCAGTGCTTCCCAGATGGAGGTGGCCAGCTTCCTCCTGAGCAAGGAGAATCAGCCCGAAAACAGCCAGACGCCCACCAAAAAG GAACATCAGAAAGCCTGGGCTCTGAACCTGAACGGTTTTGATGTAGAGGAAGCCAAGATCCTTCGGCTCAGTGGGAAACCACAAAATGCCCCAGAGG GTTACCAGAACAGACTGAAAGTACTCTACAGCCAGAAGGCCACACCCGGCTCTAGCAGGAAGACCTGCCGTTACATTCCTTCCCTGCCAGACCGGATCCTTGATGCCCCTGAAATCCGGAATGACTACT ACCTGAACCTTGTGGATTGGAGCTCTGGGAATGTACTGGCTGTGGCATTGGACAACAGTGTGTACCTGTGGAGTGCCAGCTCTGGTGACATCCTGCAGCTGCTGCAAATGGAGCAGCCTGGGGACTATGTGTCTTCTGTATCCTGGATCAAAGAGGGCAACTACCTGGCTGTGGGCACCAGCAGTGCTGAGGTGCAG CTATGGGATGTGCAACAGCAGAAACGACTTCGAAACATGACCAGTCATTCTGCCCGAGTGGGCTCCCTCTGTTGGAATAGCTATATCCTGTCCAG TGGCTCACGCTCTGGCCACATCCACCACCATGACGTTCGGGTAGCAGAACACCATGTGGCCACACTGAGTGGCCACAGCCAGGAAGTGTGTGGGCTGCGCTGGGCCCCAGATGGACGACATTTAGCCAGTGGTGGCAATGATAATTTGGTCAACGTGTGGCCCAGTGCTCCTGGAGAGGGTGGCTGGGTTCCTCTGCAGACATTCACCCAGCATCAAGGGGCTGTCAAG GCTGTAGCTTGGTGTCCCTGGCAGTCCAATGTCCTGGCAACTGGAGGGGGCACCAGTGATCGACACATTCGTATCTGGAATGTCTGCTCTGGGGCCTGTCTGAGTGCTGTGGATGCCCATTCCCAG GTGTGCTCCATCCTCTGGTCTTCCCACTACAAGGAGCTCATCTCAGGCCATGGCTTTGCCCAGAACCAGCTGGTTATTTGGAAGTACCCAACTATGGCCAAGGTGGCTGAGCTCAAAG gtcacacagcccgGGTCCTAAGTCTGACCATGAGCCCAGATGGAGCTACAGTGGCATCAGCAGCAGCAGATGAGACCCTGCGGCTGTGGCGCTGCTTTGAGTTGGACCCTGCACGGCGACGGGAGCGGGAAAAGGCCAATGCAGCCAAAAGCAGCCTCATCCACCAAGGCATCCGTTGA
- the ELOVL1 gene encoding very long chain fatty acid elongase 1 isoform X3, whose translation MRGEAGESLARMEAVVNLYQEMMKHADPRIQGYPLMGSPLLMTSILLTYVYFVLSLGPRIMANRKPFQLRGFMIVYNFSLVAFSLYIVYEFLMSGWLSTYTWRCDPVDFSNNPEALRMVRVAWLFLFSKFIELIDTIIFILRKKDGQVTFLHVFHHSVLPWSWWWGVKIAPGGMGSFHAMINSSVHVVMYLYYGLSALGPVAQPYLWWKKHMTAIQLIQFVLVSLHISQYYFMPSCNYQYPVIIHLIWMYGTIFFVLFSNFWYQSYTKGKRLPRVLQQNGAPGTAKVKAN comes from the exons Atgagaggagaggctggag AGTCCTTAGCCAGGATGGAGGCTGTTGTGAACTTGTACCAGGAGATGATGAAGCATGCAG ATCCTCGGATCCAGGGCTACCCTCTGATGGGGTCCCCCCTGCTAATGACCTCCATCCTCCTGACCTATGTGTACTTCGTTCTTTCACTTGGGCCTCGCATCATGGCCAATCGGAAGCCCTTCCAGCTCCGCGGCTTCATGATTGTCTACAACTTCTCACTGGTGGCATTTTCGCTCTACATTGTCTACGAG TTCCTGATGTCTGGCTGGCTGAGTACATACACCTGGCGCTGTGACCCAGTGGACTTTTCCAACAACCCGGAGGCACTGAGG ATGGTTCGAGTGGCCTGGCTGTTCCTCTTCTCCAAGTTCATTGAGCTGATAGACACG ATCATCTTTATTCTCCGGAAAAAAGATGGACAGGTGACCTTCCTACATGTTTTCCACCACTCAGTGCTTCCTTGGAGCTGGTGGTGGGGGGTAAAAATTGCCCCAG GAGGAATGGGCTCTTTCCACGCCATGATCAACTCCTCTGTGCACGTGGTCATGTACCTGTACTATGGATTGTCTGCCCTTGGCCCTGTGGCTCAGCCCTACCTTTGGTGGAAAAAGCACATGACAGCCATCCAGCTG ATCCAGTTTGTCCTGGTCTCGCTGCACATCTCCCAGTACTACTTCATGCCCAGCTGTAACTACCAGTACCCAGTCATCATCCACCTCATCTGGATGTACGGCACCATCTTCTTCGTGCTCTTCTCCAATTTCTGGTATCAATCTTACACCAAAGGCAAGCGGCTGCCCCGTGTACTTCAGCAAAACGGAGCTCCAGGTACTGCCAAAGTCAAGGCCAACTGA
- the ELOVL1 gene encoding very long chain fatty acid elongase 1 isoform X1, protein MEAVVNLYQEMMKHADPRIQGYPLMGSPLLMTSILLTYVYFVLSLGPRIMANRKPFQLRGFMIVYNFSLVAFSLYIVYEFLMSGWLSTYTWRCDPVDFSNNPEALRMVRVAWLFLFSKFIELIDTIIFILRKKDGQVTFLHVFHHSVLPWSWWWGVKIAPGGMGSFHAMINSSVHVVMYLYYGLSALGPVAQPYLWWKKHMTAIQLIQFVLVSLHISQYYFMPSCNYQYPVIIHLIWMYGTIFFVLFSNFWYQSYTKGKRLPRVLQQNGAPGTAKVKAN, encoded by the exons ATGGAGGCTGTTGTGAACTTGTACCAGGAGATGATGAAGCATGCAG ATCCTCGGATCCAGGGCTACCCTCTGATGGGGTCCCCCCTGCTAATGACCTCCATCCTCCTGACCTATGTGTACTTCGTTCTTTCACTTGGGCCTCGCATCATGGCCAATCGGAAGCCCTTCCAGCTCCGCGGCTTCATGATTGTCTACAACTTCTCACTGGTGGCATTTTCGCTCTACATTGTCTACGAG TTCCTGATGTCTGGCTGGCTGAGTACATACACCTGGCGCTGTGACCCAGTGGACTTTTCCAACAACCCGGAGGCACTGAGG ATGGTTCGAGTGGCCTGGCTGTTCCTCTTCTCCAAGTTCATTGAGCTGATAGACACG ATCATCTTTATTCTCCGGAAAAAAGATGGACAGGTGACCTTCCTACATGTTTTCCACCACTCAGTGCTTCCTTGGAGCTGGTGGTGGGGGGTAAAAATTGCCCCAG GAGGAATGGGCTCTTTCCACGCCATGATCAACTCCTCTGTGCACGTGGTCATGTACCTGTACTATGGATTGTCTGCCCTTGGCCCTGTGGCTCAGCCCTACCTTTGGTGGAAAAAGCACATGACAGCCATCCAGCTG ATCCAGTTTGTCCTGGTCTCGCTGCACATCTCCCAGTACTACTTCATGCCCAGCTGTAACTACCAGTACCCAGTCATCATCCACCTCATCTGGATGTACGGCACCATCTTCTTCGTGCTCTTCTCCAATTTCTGGTATCAATCTTACACCAAAGGCAAGCGGCTGCCCCGTGTACTTCAGCAAAACGGAGCTCCAGGTACTGCCAAAGTCAAGGCCAACTGA
- the ELOVL1 gene encoding very long chain fatty acid elongase 1 isoform X2, translating to MRKWQAGWPRGLFSGPAPSEPSTTARLAPTESLARMEAVVNLYQEMMKHADPRIQGYPLMGSPLLMTSILLTYVYFVLSLGPRIMANRKPFQLRGFMIVYNFSLVAFSLYIVYEFLMSGWLSTYTWRCDPVDFSNNPEALRMVRVAWLFLFSKFIELIDTIIFILRKKDGQVTFLHVFHHSVLPWSWWWGVKIAPGGMGSFHAMINSSVHVVMYLYYGLSALGPVAQPYLWWKKHMTAIQLIQFVLVSLHISQYYFMPSCNYQYPVIIHLIWMYGTIFFVLFSNFWYQSYTKGKRLPRVLQQNGAPGTAKVKAN from the exons ATGAGGAAGtggcaggcaggctggccccgggGACTCTTCTCTGGCCCTGCTCCCTCTGAGCCCTCCACGACTGCCCGCCTGGCCCCCACTG AGTCCTTAGCCAGGATGGAGGCTGTTGTGAACTTGTACCAGGAGATGATGAAGCATGCAG ATCCTCGGATCCAGGGCTACCCTCTGATGGGGTCCCCCCTGCTAATGACCTCCATCCTCCTGACCTATGTGTACTTCGTTCTTTCACTTGGGCCTCGCATCATGGCCAATCGGAAGCCCTTCCAGCTCCGCGGCTTCATGATTGTCTACAACTTCTCACTGGTGGCATTTTCGCTCTACATTGTCTACGAG TTCCTGATGTCTGGCTGGCTGAGTACATACACCTGGCGCTGTGACCCAGTGGACTTTTCCAACAACCCGGAGGCACTGAGG ATGGTTCGAGTGGCCTGGCTGTTCCTCTTCTCCAAGTTCATTGAGCTGATAGACACG ATCATCTTTATTCTCCGGAAAAAAGATGGACAGGTGACCTTCCTACATGTTTTCCACCACTCAGTGCTTCCTTGGAGCTGGTGGTGGGGGGTAAAAATTGCCCCAG GAGGAATGGGCTCTTTCCACGCCATGATCAACTCCTCTGTGCACGTGGTCATGTACCTGTACTATGGATTGTCTGCCCTTGGCCCTGTGGCTCAGCCCTACCTTTGGTGGAAAAAGCACATGACAGCCATCCAGCTG ATCCAGTTTGTCCTGGTCTCGCTGCACATCTCCCAGTACTACTTCATGCCCAGCTGTAACTACCAGTACCCAGTCATCATCCACCTCATCTGGATGTACGGCACCATCTTCTTCGTGCTCTTCTCCAATTTCTGGTATCAATCTTACACCAAAGGCAAGCGGCTGCCCCGTGTACTTCAGCAAAACGGAGCTCCAGGTACTGCCAAAGTCAAGGCCAACTGA